In one Chloroflexota bacterium genomic region, the following are encoded:
- a CDS encoding Uma2 family endonuclease, with amino-acid sequence MTLTGRRLTLDEFLALPEESPALEFIDGVVVPKVSPKMYHGRIQSKFVERVNVYAEPRELAVAFSETRATFGGQSRIPDVGVYRWSRVPQDTDGKVVTDSFVPWDIAVEIVSPDQSRSDVADKCQWYCANGVEISLMIDPIREDVLRFGADGSRIVVRGDDVIDLESVIPGFRITPYELFSALYFGRR; translated from the coding sequence ATGACGCTGACTGGCCGCCGCCTGACCCTGGACGAGTTCCTGGCGCTGCCCGAGGAGAGCCCGGCCCTCGAATTCATCGACGGGGTGGTGGTACCCAAAGTGTCGCCAAAGATGTACCACGGTCGGATTCAGTCGAAGTTCGTTGAGCGCGTCAACGTCTACGCCGAGCCCCGTGAGCTTGCGGTGGCCTTCTCTGAGACGCGAGCCACGTTCGGCGGGCAAAGCCGCATCCCTGATGTGGGCGTCTACCGATGGTCCCGCGTACCTCAGGATACGGATGGTAAGGTCGTCACGGACTCGTTCGTACCCTGGGACATCGCGGTCGAGATCGTCTCGCCAGATCAAAGCCGGTCCGACGTAGCTGACAAGTGTCAGTGGTACTGCGCCAATGGCGTCGAGATCAGTCTGATGATCGACCCGATCCGAGAGGATGTTCTTCGGTTCGGAGCGGATGGCTCGCGCATCGTGGTGCGAGGCGACGATGTCATTGACCTTGAGAGCGTCATCCCAGGCTTCCGCATCACACCGTACGAACTGTTCTCGGCGCTGTATTTCGGACGCCGGTAG
- a CDS encoding Uma2 family endonuclease: MMTLTGRRLTLDEFLALPEESPGLEYLDGRVVRKVSPKAYHGATQYALTERVNLYGRPRRLARAFPETRATFGGWSPVPDVGVYRWENLPRRADGKLLREFQTPWDIVVEIVSPDQSRADLKAKCRWYCANGVEISLMIDPDREDVICFGADGSRVELRNEDRIDLDSVLPGLHLTPDDLFSELYAD; this comes from the coding sequence ATGATGACGCTGACTGGCCGCCGCCTGACCCTGGACGAGTTCCTGGCGCTGCCCGAGGAGAGCCCCGGACTTGAGTACCTCGACGGGAGGGTCGTACGAAAGGTGTCCCCAAAAGCGTATCACGGTGCGACCCAGTATGCTCTCACCGAGAGGGTGAACCTGTACGGGCGTCCCCGTCGACTTGCACGGGCATTTCCCGAAACGCGCGCAACATTCGGGGGCTGGTCGCCCGTCCCGGATGTTGGGGTGTATCGCTGGGAGAATCTGCCGAGACGAGCGGATGGTAAGCTCCTCAGGGAATTTCAGACGCCGTGGGATATCGTTGTCGAGATCGTCTCGCCGGACCAAAGCCGGGCTGACCTTAAGGCCAAGTGCCGTTGGTACTGCGCGAACGGGGTGGAGATCAGCCTGATGATCGATCCCGACCGCGAGGATGTGATCTGCTTCGGCGCGGATGGCTCACGCGTTGAGCTGCGCAACGAAGATCGAATCGACCTGGATAGCGTCCTACCCGGCCTTCATCTCACGCCAGACGACCTCTTCTCAGAGTTGTACGCGGACTAG
- a CDS encoding HAD family phosphatase, with protein sequence MSVCLFDAVIFDMDGVLLDSEPIYLAATNGVLAREGKYLSPEENARYIGVRFPDMLAEIIPAMGLAHDAAYYIAETRQQVLIEFGKPLTPPAGARELIERLVDHGVPRAVGSSSGHGWVEQILTNLGVRQYFDVIVGGDDVQHGKPEPDIFLRCAELLGVQPERCAVIEDSANGVLAARRAGMTAIGLRTASTATLVLEGCLAVVDTFHEAAGHLGVALER encoded by the coding sequence ATGAGTGTCTGCCTGTTTGATGCCGTCATCTTCGACATGGACGGCGTGCTGCTCGACTCCGAGCCGATCTACCTCGCGGCCACCAACGGCGTGCTGGCCCGCGAGGGCAAGTACCTCAGCCCTGAGGAGAACGCGCGCTACATCGGGGTGCGGTTCCCGGACATGCTGGCCGAGATCATCCCGGCGATGGGGCTGGCCCACGACGCCGCCTACTATATCGCCGAGACGCGCCAGCAGGTGCTGATCGAGTTCGGGAAGCCGCTGACGCCGCCGGCGGGCGCGCGAGAGCTGATCGAGCGGCTGGTGGATCACGGCGTGCCGCGCGCGGTCGGATCGTCGAGCGGGCACGGCTGGGTCGAGCAGATCCTGACGAACCTGGGCGTCCGCCAGTATTTCGACGTGATCGTTGGCGGCGACGACGTGCAGCATGGCAAGCCAGAGCCGGACATCTTCCTGCGCTGCGCCGAACTGCTCGGCGTGCAGCCGGAGCGTTGCGCCGTCATCGAGGACTCGGCCAATGGCGTGCTGGCGGCGCGGCGGGCCGGCATGACAGCCATCGGGCTGCGAACGGCCTCGACGGCGACGCTGGTACTGGAAGGGTGCCTGGCCGTGGTGGACACGTTCCACGAAGCGGCCGGCCACCTCGGCGTGGCGCTCGAACGGTAG
- a CDS encoding 1-acyl-sn-glycerol-3-phosphate acyltransferase, whose product MVALAPAQSATGLDEAERLRQFHEVCRRDLVQLAGVHTSWFARNALQIGMRGQLRRFADSMAHFNERLDSHGLAHAAVDICARYNGTVDSRGAQSIPADGPLLLASNHPGMFDTLAIYATLPRQDIRAIARPQPLLNLLSSLAPNLLLLPDEGPGRSGSLREVLRVLREGTPLLIFPAGHLEPEPVLIGRHGPGDDFPTEPFQPWSAGIGTMVRMAARQGIPLKVVPTSIVGVLSLSTWNWFGPLIRRRPTLRRREDLVAVLQVAFPSFGPTTIRVTYGEPIDAAELAAEEPSPEAITARVQGIVRQQIAAARNDLLVV is encoded by the coding sequence ATGGTCGCGCTTGCTCCTGCCCAATCAGCAACCGGCCTTGACGAGGCCGAGCGGCTCCGCCAGTTTCACGAGGTCTGCCGGCGCGATCTCGTGCAGCTGGCGGGCGTGCACACCTCGTGGTTTGCGCGGAACGCGCTCCAGATCGGCATGCGCGGCCAACTGCGGCGCTTCGCCGACAGTATGGCGCACTTCAACGAGCGTCTGGACAGCCACGGGCTTGCCCACGCCGCCGTCGATATCTGCGCCCGCTACAACGGCACGGTGGACTCGCGCGGCGCGCAGTCGATTCCCGCTGACGGGCCGCTGCTGCTGGCCTCGAATCATCCGGGCATGTTCGACACGCTGGCGATCTACGCCACGCTGCCGCGACAGGATATCCGGGCCATCGCCCGGCCGCAGCCGCTGCTGAATCTGCTCTCCTCGCTGGCCCCGAACCTGCTCCTCCTGCCAGATGAAGGCCCCGGCCGTTCCGGCAGCCTGCGCGAGGTCTTGCGCGTCCTGCGCGAGGGCACGCCACTGCTGATCTTCCCGGCCGGCCACCTGGAGCCCGAGCCGGTGCTGATCGGGCGGCACGGCCCGGGTGACGACTTTCCCACCGAGCCGTTTCAACCGTGGTCGGCCGGTATCGGTACGATGGTCAGGATGGCCGCGCGCCAGGGCATCCCGCTGAAAGTCGTCCCGACCTCCATCGTCGGCGTGCTCTCGTTGAGCACCTGGAACTGGTTCGGACCGTTGATCCGCCGCCGTCCGACGCTCCGTCGGCGCGAGGATCTGGTGGCCGTGCTCCAGGTCGCGTTCCCGTCGTTCGGCCCGACGACGATCCGTGTGACCTACGGCGAGCCGATCGATGCTGCCGAGCTTGCGGCCGAGGAACCCAGCCCCGAGGCGATCACGGCTCGCGTGCAGGGCATCGTCCGGCAGCAGATCGCAGCGGCCCGCAACGACCTTCTCGTCGTGTGA
- a CDS encoding ABC transporter permease, giving the protein MARPLEMAPDARPGPAPMGEVAAPTQMRRRPRTSFLVRFYRSSLLGTGAAIALLVIFGIGAFASVVSPYDPLAANFAATRREPSLQYLLGTDYLGRDVLSRIFYGARISLLVAVTSVLLGDSIGFVWGVASGYIGRRFDMISQRVLDIMLSFPGLILAILLMAGLGPRLETVIIAIAISRVPLSTRVIRAVVLSVKETSYVESARCIGATSLRVMVRHVAPQCLAPFLVIFSANLGTAIFAESALAFLGIGVPEPTPTWGRMLGGVLSEAFRPPWWLIVFPGLAITITIMAANLFGDALRDMLDPRLKQRLS; this is encoded by the coding sequence ATGGCAAGGCCGCTTGAGATGGCCCCGGACGCGCGGCCCGGACCGGCCCCCATGGGGGAAGTCGCCGCGCCGACGCAGATGCGACGGCGACCGCGGACCAGCTTCCTCGTTCGGTTCTACCGCTCGTCGCTGCTCGGCACCGGGGCGGCCATCGCGCTGCTGGTGATCTTCGGCATCGGCGCATTCGCGAGCGTCGTCAGCCCGTACGATCCGCTGGCCGCGAACTTCGCCGCCACCCGCCGCGAGCCGTCGCTCCAGTATCTGCTCGGGACCGACTACCTGGGCCGTGATGTCCTCTCGCGCATCTTCTACGGGGCGAGGATCAGCCTGCTGGTGGCCGTCACCTCGGTGCTGCTGGGCGACTCCATCGGGTTCGTCTGGGGCGTAGCGTCCGGCTACATCGGCCGCCGCTTCGACATGATCAGCCAGCGCGTGCTGGACATCATGCTCTCGTTCCCCGGCCTGATCCTGGCGATCCTGCTGATGGCCGGCCTCGGGCCACGTCTGGAGACGGTCATCATCGCCATCGCCATCTCGCGGGTGCCACTCTCAACGCGGGTGATCCGGGCCGTCGTGCTGTCGGTCAAGGAGACCTCGTACGTCGAGTCGGCCCGCTGCATCGGAGCGACGTCCCTCCGGGTGATGGTGCGCCACGTTGCGCCGCAGTGTCTGGCGCCGTTCCTGGTGATCTTCAGCGCCAACCTGGGCACGGCGATCTTTGCCGAGTCAGCGCTGGCGTTCCTGGGCATCGGCGTGCCCGAGCCAACGCCGACGTGGGGCCGCATGCTCGGCGGCGTGCTGAGCGAGGCGTTCCGGCCGCCCTGGTGGCTGATCGTGTTCCCGGGCCTGGCCATCACCATCACGATCATGGCCGCGAACCTGTTCGGCGACGCCCTCCGCGACATGCTGGACCCGAGGCTGAAGCAGCGCCTGAGCTGA